Proteins from one Anastrepha obliqua isolate idAnaObli1 chromosome 2, idAnaObli1_1.0, whole genome shotgun sequence genomic window:
- the LOC129237206 gene encoding regulator of nonsense transcripts 1 homolog — protein MSVDAYGPGSQTLTFLDTEENDLIGADTQASDFDFRDFTLPSQSQTQASQLEGISGSGTTHSKLNALANNLAELQFEEEDDDTSILAVKELPTHACKYCGIHDPGTVVMCNNCKKWFCNGRGSTSGSHIVNHLVRAKHREVTLHSEGPLGETILECYSCGVRNVFVLGFIPAKADSVVVLLCRQPCAAQNSLKDMNWDQEQWKPLITDRSFLPWLVKIPTEQEQLRARQISAAQINKLEELWKENIDATFQDLEKPGIDTEPSQVLLRYEDGYQYEKVFGPLVRLEAEYDKKLKESQTQEGIEVRWDVGLNKKTIAYFTLAKTDSDMKLMHGDELRLRYVGELHKPWSEVGHVIKVPDNYGEDVGLELKCSAGAPVKCTSNFAVDFIWKCTSFDRMTRALKVFAMDRSSVSNYIYARLLGHGRHDGSDELLFRGPIPKLFSAPNLPDLNRSQVYAVKHALQRPLSLIQGPPGTGKTVTSATIVYQLVKQHGGTVLVCAPSNTAVDQLTEKIHRTNLKVVRLCAKSREAIDSPVSFLALHNQIRNMDTNIELKKLQQLKDETGELSSADEKRYRTLKRAAEHQLLEAADVICCTCVSAGDVRLARIKFTSILIDESMQSTEPECMVPVVLGAKQLILVGDHCQLGPVVMCKKAARAGLSQSLFERLVVLGIRPFRLEVQYRMHPELSQFPSNFFYEGSLQNGVCAEDRKLKIDFPWPQPDRPMFFLVTQGQEEIAGSGTSYLNRTEAANVEKITTRFLKAGVKPEQIGIITPYEGQRAYLVQYMQYQGSLHSRLYQEIEIASVDAFQGREKDIIIMSCVRSNERQGIGFLNDPRRLNVALTRSKYGTIIVGNPKVLSKQPLWNHLLNFYKDRKVLVEGSLNNLKESLIQFQKPKKIVNTLNMGAHFMTTMMADAKEAMIPGSIYDRSGQYGYSSGAMNTSNYNNSGLGLGLGFGGSNNLGYGGGSAAAQMQAAAAAAAHNLNNFMSGNFGAIGARNSGPTSTAAPANAHQWNHHHDSISYISPERAQAAMNNMPVPVGMFMNMSNIPPRFYNQHQQAIQAAAKQGRRTGTGLGATGLVSNNSSSGISKLFNSYNASTNEVANKIQNLKPRTSIPAPPSTTSVTTSANDIASVLIGTGATSSQHNVLPLTQQNMSQQMSQPGGFTLSQQPELSQDFGQISQIDNILSQDVNFNADNLNTNRLNLGLNSQSQFSQPY, from the exons ATGAGTGTGGATGCCTACGGCCCTGGTTCGCAGACTTTGACGTTCCTGGACACGGAGGAAAATGACTTGATTGGCGCCGATACGCAGGCATCGGATTTTGATTTTCGTGATTTTACGCTGCCTTCGCAATCCCAAACGCAGGCATCTCAACTTGAGGGTATTAGTGGCAGCGGAACAACACAT AGTAAATTAAATGCCCTGGCAAATAATTTGGCTGAGTTGCAATTTGAGGAAGAGGATGATGATACATCAATATTAGCCGTAAAAGAATTACCTACGCATGCTTGCAAGTATTGTGGCATTCACGACCCTGGTACTGTCGTCATGTGCAATAACTGcaaaaaatggttttgtaaTGGACGTGGTAGTACATCCGGGTCGCATATTGTTAATCACCTTGTGCGTGCTAAACATCGTGAGGTTACGCTTCATTCTGAGGGCCCTCTTGGAGAAACTATTCTGGAGTGTTATTCTTGTGGTGTTCGTAATGTCTTTGTATTAGGATTTATTCCGGCAAAAGCTGATTCTGTAGTGGTGTTGTTGTGTCG CCAACCATGCGCGGCTCAAAATTCTTTGAAAGATATGAATTGGGATCAGGAACAATGGAAACCGCTAATAACTGATCGTTCATTCTTGCCATGGTTGGTGAAGATACCCACCGAACAAGAACAATTGCGTGCGCGCCAAATATCGGCAGCTCAGATAAACAAACTGGAGGAGTTGTGGAAAGAGAATATTGATGCGACATTTCAAGACTTGGAAAAACCTGGTATCGACACGGAGCCTTCACAAGTACTTTTACGATATGAAGAtggttatcaatatgaaaaagTGTTTGGTCCTTTGGTGCGGCTAGAAGCGGAATAcgataaaaaattgaaagaatcgCAAACTCAGGAAGGTATAGAAGTGCGTTGGGACGTCGGCCTCAACAAAAAAACCATAGCATATTTTACGCTGGCTAAAACCGATTCGGACATGAAACTTATGCATGGTGATGAATTAAGACTGCGCTACGTGGGAGAGCTTCATAAACCATGGAGTGAAGTTGGTCACGTTATTAAAGTGCCTGATAATTACGGCGAAGATGTGGGGTTGGAACTAAAATGCTCAGCGGGAGCGCCAGTCAAATGTACTTCTAACTTTGCCGTGGATTTTATTTGGAAGTGCACTTCTTTTGATCGGATGACCCGGGCACTAAAAGTTTTCGCTATGGACCGCAGCTCCGTCTCTAACTACATATACGCAAGACTTCTGGGGCATGGTCGACACGATGGCAGCGATGAACTATTGTTTCGAGGTCCAATACCAAAACTTTTTAGTGCGCCGAATTTGCCTGACTTAAATCGATCGCAGGTTTATGCTGTAAAACATGCTTTGCAACGACCGTTGAGCTTGATTCaag GTCCACCAGGCACCGGAAAAACTGTAACCTCTGCAACAATAGTTTATCAATTGGTGAAGCAACATGGCGGCACCGTGCTTGTATGCGCGCCCAGCAATACTGCCGTAGACCAGCTAACAGAAAAAATCCATCGCACGAACTTGAAAGTGGTGCGTCTTTGTGCCAAGTCTCGTGAAGCTATCGATAGTCCTGTGAGCTTCTTAGCCTTACATAATCAGATCCGTAATATGGACACAAATATTGAGTTGAAAAAGTTGCAACAGCTCAAAGACGAGACTGGTGAATTAAGTTCGGCAGATGAGAAGCGATACCGCACATTGAAACGCGCCGCTGAGCATCAACTGCTCGAGGCTGCTGATGTTATTTGCTGCACATGTGTTAGCGCCGGTGACGTTCGTCTTGCACGCATAAAATTTACTTCAATCCTGATAGATGAATCTATGCAGTCTACCGAACCAGAGTGCATGGTCCCGGTGGTGTTGGGCGCTAAGCAGTTGATTCTTGTGGGTGACCACTGCCAATTGGGACCGGTAGTCATGTGCAAAAAGGCAGCCAGGGCTGGTCTTTCGCAAAGTTTGTTTGAACGTCTGGTAGTATTAGGTATTCGCCCTTTTCGCCTCGAAGTTCAGTATCGAATGCATCCAGAATTGTCACAATTTCCTTCGAACTTCTTTTATGAGGGATCATTGCAGAACGGTGTTTGCGCTGAAGatcgtaaattaaaaattgacttCCCGTGGCCACAACCAGATAGGCCAATGTTCTTCCTTGTGACTCAAGGGCAAGAAGAAATCGCGGGCTCAGGAACTTCTTATTTGAATCGAACTGAAGCGGctaatgtagaaaaaataacaacacgATTCCTAAAAGCCGGTGTTAAACCAGAACAGATTGGCATAATTACGCCGTACGAAGGCCAGCGCGCGTACTTAGTACAATACATGCAGTACCAAGGCAGTTTGCACTCAAGATTGTATCAGGAAATCGAGATTGCCAGCGTCGATGCTTTCCAAGGAAGAGAAAAAGACATTATTATTATGTCCTGCGTACGTTCAAACGAGCGCCAAG GTATCGGCTTCCTTAATGACCCTCGTCGGTTGAACGTTGCATTGACGCGCTCAAAATATGGTACAATCATTGTGGGCAATCCCAAGGTGTTGTCCAAGCAGCCCCTTTGGAATCATTTGCTTAATTTCTACAAGGATCGCAAAGTTTTGGTGGAAGGttcattaaataatttgaaagaaTCGTTAATACAATTCCAAAagcccaaaaaaattgtcaataccTTGAATATGGGTGCCCACTTTATGACCACAATGATGGCCGATGCTAAAGAAGCCATGATTCCTGGTTCCATTTACGACCGTTCTGGTCAATATGGATATTCATCGGGCGCTATGAATACGTCGAACTATAACAATAGTGGTCTGGGCCTAGGCTTGGGATTTGGGGGCAGCAACAATTTAGGTTACGGCGGTGGATCAGCAGCAGCTCAAATGCAAGCGGCGGCAGCAGCTGCAGCACAtaatttgaacaatttcatGAGTGGAAACTTCGGCGCGATTGGGGCCCGCAACAGCGGCCCTACTTCAACTGCAGCGCCTGCTAATGCACACCAATGGAATCATCATCATGACTCGATCAGTTACATTTCACCTGAGCGCGCtcaagcagcaatgaacaacatGCCAGTGCCTGTGGGCATGTTTATGAACATGAGCAATATTCCGCCACGTTTCTACAATCAACATCAGCAGGCGATTCAGGCAGCGGCAAAACAGGGTCGACGTACCGGCACTGGTCTGGGTGCTACCGGACTGGTTAGTAACAACAGCAGCAGTGGAATAAGCAAACTATTTAATAGCTACAATGCATCCACCAATGAGGtggcaaataaaattcaaaatttaaaaccacGCACCAGCATACCAGCTCCTCCAAGCACAACATCAGTAACAACAAGTGCCAACGACATTGCTAGCGTGCTTATTGGAACAGGTGCAACCTCGTCTCAGCATAATGTCTTGCCGCTCACCCAGCAAAATATGTCGCAACAAATGAGCCAGCCTGGAGGCTTCACGTTGTCACAACAGCCCGAGCTATCACAGGACTTTGGCCAAATCTCTCAAATAGATAATATTCTTTCACAGGACGTAAATTTTAACGCG GACAATCTTAACACGAATCGGCTAAACTTGGGTCTGAATAGCCAGAGTCAATTCTCGCAGCCCTATTGA